The region CTAAACTAGCTCCGTCAACTAACGGGCATTATGGTAACCCTTCTGGTTGGGAAGCTGTTGGGTATGATACCCGCCAAAACTCTATAGAAGGCTTTGTACATTTTCATGAGTGGCAGGTGGGTGGTGTAAGCTATATGCCTACTACAGGTACCCTAAAGGTTACACCTGGCGACCTGGAAGGTCCTAATAACGGCTATCGCTCCAGGTTCGATCGTAAGAACCAGGTTGCTGAACCAGGCTACTACAAAGTTTTGCTGGATGATTACGGCATTACAGCCGAGCTTACCGCTACAAAGCGGGTTGGCTTTCAACGCTATACATTCCCCAAAAATGATCAGGCGCACATCATTTTAGACATCGGCAACAAGCAGGGAGAAAGCGATATTGTTACCGATGCAAGTATTAATATGCTTGATGAAACCCACTTTGAAGGCTTTGTGAGCACTTATCCAAAGTACGTGAAGATATATGACCCACAGGGCAAAGTGAACATGTATTTTTATGGCGAATTGAGTAAAAAGCCTGTAACGGTACATGCCTTCGTAAGTGGCGTTGTCACGGAAAATAAAACTATTGCCACTGGTAAAGGCGCTGGGTTAGTACTTAATTATCAAACTAACCAGGACGAAGTTATAGAGGTGAAAACCGGCTTGTCTTACACGTCTAACGCTAATGCTAAAGCCAACTTTATTGCTGAGGCAAGTAATTTATCATTCAAACAAGCTAAAGCGAAAGCACAAACGGTTTGGGAGGAACAGCTAAGTAAAATAGCTGTTGAAGGCAGCAATTTACAGGATAAGACAAAGTTCTATACAGGCTTATTTCATGCCCTGCTTGGAAGAGGTATAGCCAGTGATGTAAACGGCGACTATCCTAAACATGGTGGGTTAATCGGTCAGCTACCTGTCCAAACAGATAAAAATCTCAAAGCTGAGTTCATTAACACGGATGCTATTTGGGGTGGATTTTGGAACCTTACGCAGCTTTGGTCTCTCTCATACCCTGAATGGTATGGTAGCTTTGTAAACACTCAATTGCAGATATACAAAGACAAGGGCTGGTTTAGTGATGGTGTTGCCAATAGCGAGTATGTATCCGGCGTAGGTACCAACTTTGTAGCCCTGGCAGTGGCCAGTGCATACAATGTAGGCATTCGCAATTATGATGTTAACCTGGCTTACGAAGCAGTTAGAGCTAACGAATTAAATTACCACAACCGACCGGTTGGTTCGGGTAAGCTGGATACCAAAGCCTTTGTTGATCATGGCTATGTGCCATTTTTCGACCAGAGGGGCCGCGATTTCGTAACTGATTCAACAGGCTCAAACTTTGCCGGATCACATACCTTAGAGTATAGCTACAGCGCCTTTGCCGCGGCGCAAATGGCAAAATCGTTGGATAAAACAACAGATTACAACCAGCTTATCAAACTTTCTAATGGGTGGCGGCAAATATTTAATCCGCAAAACAAACTAATGCAGCCGAAACGGGCAAACGGCAGTTTTATAGAAAAGTTTGATCCGTACCAGCCCTGGAGAGGTTTTCAGGAAGGTAACGCCATACAATATACCTTTTACGTACCTCAGAACCCGGCCGGGCTTGTTGACGCTATTGGTAAGGCTAACTTTAACAAACGGCTCGACAGCATTTTCACCGTGTCAGAAACACTTGGCTTCGGCGGTGGCAAAACAATTGATGCCTTTGCAGGGATAAACTCCATTTACAACCACGGTAATCAGCCTAACTTGCACATTAGCTGGCTATTTAACTTTTCTGGCAAGCCATGGCTAACTCAAAAATGGACCAGGCTTATTGGTCGCGATTTTTATGGTACTGAGCCTATCCATGGTTATGGCTATGGCCAGGACGAAGATCAGGGACAATTAGGTTCGTGGTACGTTATTAATGCACTAGGACTATTTGATGTGAAAGGTTTTACAGATCTAAGGCCAATTGTTGAACTGGGTAGCCCATTGTTTGACAAAGCAACTATTACGCTGGGTAACGGCCGTATGCTTATCATTCAAACTAAAAATAACTCAAAAGACAACCTCTATATACAATCGGCACAATTTAATAACCAACCGCTTGATAACTGCTGGCTATATCGTGATGAGTTAATGAAGGGCGGCAAACTAACGTTTATAATGGGCAAGCAGCCAAATACTAACTGGGGAGTAAAAATACCTCCTCCTTCGGCGCAGTAAAACACAAATAGATGAAAATTACCAACAAGTATTTACGCTACGCGATAGCTTTCGGCGGCTTTATCAGCTACACGTTTTCCTGCATGGCTCAACAAAATGCAACCAGTAAAATGTACTTGCACCGTGCCGAGAAAGTGTATAGCAATATCTGGAAACATTACCGTGTGTCTTCTCAGGTTGGGTTGTTTTCAGAAAATTATCCCTCCAGCAAAAAAGATACACTCAACTATTTTCAGGGCGAGAGCGTGAAAGAGAAAGAGGTAAGTTTTTTGTGGCCGTTCTCGGGCGTTTTTTCGGCAACTAACGCGCTGATGAAATCGCCAGCCTTAAAAGCCAAATACAAAACTTATCAGGATAGTTTGGTGATGGGAATAGAGCAGTACCGCGATACTGTGCGAAAGCCGGCAGGATACCAGGCGTATCCTGTTAACTTTGAAAAGGCTGACAGGTACTATGATGATAACGGGCTGGTTGGCATAGATTACATGGAGTCCTACTTTAACACCAAAAACCCGATTTATCTGCAACGCGCTAAAAATGTGTTCAAATTTATTTTAAGCGGCTGGAATGACGATGTGGGCGGCGGAGTGACCTGGTTGGAAGGCCATAAAGACCAGAAACCCGCCTGCACAAATGGCATGGCCACACTAACTGCGCTTAAAATATACCAGGGCAGCAAGGATAAGTACTATCTGGAGCAAGGCAAGCGCTTTTACAGCTGGATGTATAAAACCCTACGGGATACAACGACCGGTATTATCACCAATGATGTAAAACTCGACGGGAAGCAAAACCGCACCTTTTGGACGTATAACACAGGCTCATTGATAGAAGCGGCAGTGTTGCTTTACCAGTTTACGGGACAAAAGCAATACTTGCAACAGGCGCAGCAATTAGCCGCTGATAGCTACAAATATTACAGCGGTGTGCCACACGATAGTAATCTGGTGCTACACATTGACTTGCCATGGTTTGTTACTGTATTGTTCAGAGGATATGAAGCTCTGTATAAAGTAGATGGCAACTACAAATATTTGGGAGCTATAGAGCACGATTTAAACTATGCCTGGATGAATTCACGCGACAAGTACGGTTTAACTACCCACAGCTGGCTACCCAAAAAACCAGAGCTGAATAAACCTAAATGGCTTTTAGACGAAGCTTGCATTGCGGAGCTTTATGCCCGGTTAAGCTTAATTAAAAAGAAGTAAGTATTTGATTTAGTTGATTTATACGCGCCGCCGGTTGTGAGAGCCGGTGGCGCTTTTTTATTAAATATGTTATCCTTTTATATGCTGGTGATTGACTTGACACTGTAACCAGCTACAATGCTATAATTTGATCTTTTAAACCTTGCCCGGATACTTTTACGTTTACTTTGCCGGTTGTTGAGCTATATTTTATGTAGGCCAGCAACTTTCCGTTGACAGCCTTGCGGGTGTCAGTATTATAACTTTCGGTGCTGGTTAAACTTCCGCTTTCCAGTGCTAGCAATTTTGCAGGGCCGGTTACTATAACAGTTATATTGTTAGTTGCTGTTGATATGGGTACTCCTTTTGCATCAACAATCTGTATTTCCAAATGCGTCAATTCGGGCTTAACAACAGATGCGGATTCAAATTTATGTACTTTAATAGTATACGGCTCACCTGCAGTACTAATGGCATAAGTTGCAGCCACTTTCGCGTTTTTATATCCTTTAGCAGTAAGTGTACCTTCCTGGTAAGCGATGCTCCAGGTAAGCGTATGATCTTTTACGGCCTTACGGCCAAGCGATTTGCCGTTTAGAAATAACTCAGCTTCGTCGCAATTGCTAAAACAACTTACAACTACTTTTTCCTCTTTTGTCCAGTTCCAAATTGGTTGTGCGTCTTTTTGTGCCCAAATGCTGTTGTCACCATTGCTTGCCGGGCGTGATGCGCCTATGTAAATCATCGGCTTGTTCGTCCAAATGCTTTGCCTGAAATAATACTCGGCTTTAGGGAACCCGGCCATATCCAGTAAACCCGCACCATTTGCATGTTCCGGCCATTTGTGCGCCTCGCCCATATAGTCAATACCTGTCCACAGGTATTGAGCACTAATATATTTGTTACTGTCTACCACCGCCCAGTAACCTGCTTTCATTCCGTTTTCGCTACCATATATTATTCTTCCGGGATATTGTTTATGATCCTCATCATAACGATATTCCTGGTAATTATAACCAACAACGTCCAAATTTTGTGGGTAAGTAGTCGTGTTGGACATAGCAACTCCGGCGAGTGCTGCAGTGACTGGTCGCGAAACGTCAATCTGCTTTACAGCCCTAACCAGCCTTGCAGAAATTTCGCCGAGTGCAGTTGCCGCAGGATGGTCGGGCAAATAACCTCTGCCATAAATTTGCGGATTTCTGCCTGTGCTAAGTACCGGGGCGCTGTAGGGGTCATTCGGATAGTCTATCTCGTTACCAATGCTCCACATGAAAATTGAGGCATGGTTTCGATCGCGCTTAACCATATCGGTTAGGTCGCGTTCGCCCCATTCTTTAAAATATTCGTGATAACCATCCTGACCGGGTTTTCCTACGTTCCAGCCTGCTATCCACTTGTTTTTGCCATATTCCCACTCGTCAAAGGCTTCGTCCATTACCAGCAAACCTAATTCATCACACAGATCATAAAAATAATCAGCGTGCGGGTTGTGGCTCATCCTAACAGAATTCACGCCTGCTGCCTTCAACAGTAGCAATCTTCTTCTCCAAACTTCCTTAGGTACGGCTACGCCGAGCACGCCGGCATCATCATGGAGGCATACACCTTTTATTTTAAGGTTCTTAGCGTTTAAGAAGAAGCCATTGTCGGCATCAAACTTAATTGTTTTAAAACCTACCTTTTCGGTGTACTCATCTACCTTTTTAGCACCAAGATACACTGACGTCTGCATCTTGTACAAATAAGGCTGATCGACAGACCACAACGTCGCGTTCGGCACGCGTAAAGAGAGTGACAATTTGCCTTGAGCAACTTTTGCAATGCTAATTGAGTTACTGTTCTGCGCTGCAAGCTTGCCAGCAGCATCGTACAAGGCAGTTTTCACAAGTACATTCTGCCTGGTGGCGGATGTGTTGTCCACACTAACAGTTATCTTACCTTGGCTGCCTTCATTAGTGAAAGCGGTTCCCCATAAACCCACATGAACAGGATTGGTGGCAATAAGGTAAACATTACGGTAAATACCCGAACCAGTATACCAGCGTGAGTCGGCAAACTTTGAATGATTAGCCCGAACAGCTATCAGGTTATTGCCTTTGCTAAGATACGGAGTGAGGTCATACTGAAAAGCTATAAAGCCGTTGGGCCTTTTACCCAGCAAATGACCGTTAATCCAAACTTCACTGTTGTTATAAACCCCATCGAAATACACAAAAACTTTTTTTTCTTTCATATCCGCCGGCAGGTTGAATACCTTACGATACCAGCCGACTCCACCAGGCAGGAACGCCGTAGCACTTGCCCACTTGCTGTCAAACGGACCTTCTGCGCTCCAGTCGTGGGGTAGGTTCAGCGTACGCCAGTTGTGATCATTAAAGCCCTTTGTTTCGGCATTCGCGATATCACCTTTATAAAACTTCCAATTGTTGTTGAAAAGAACTTTGCTGCGGGTGGGTTGCGCTACACTTTCAATAGAATAAAATAAAGCCAATAGCAACCAGAGAAGGATAGATGATTTTTTCATAGCAGGTTTATTTTGTAGTGTTTTTAAGCAAGTAGAAGAGCGGTTCTTTTATATGATAGCCAAATGGCCCTATGTCAAAATAAGCATTGCCAATAAGCAGATCAGGCTTGCCATCTCCGTTGAGGTCTCCCGCATCAAGGGTTACAGCTCGTTCAAAAGCAGTATCGCGTGGCATGGCGTAAGGTTTGAAGTGCTCGCCGCCTGTGTTATGTAAATACACAAAGCCTTCTTCGGGCTGGCGGGCATCTGTAAACAAGCTTGCAGTTGCTAAATCAACCTTGCCATCGTTGTCAAAATCAAGTGCTATGGCTTTATAGCAGCCATTAATGGGGTAGAAGAACTGTTTTGTATATCTTCCATGTGTGTCGTTTACATAAACGTAGACCCCATGATAGGGCTTCAGTACAAGTGAAGCATTGCCGTTATCCCCGCAGGTATAAACAATATCTTTATAGCCGTCGCGATTTACATCAGTGAGTTCAAAGTAAGAGGAGCCATATACAGCGGGAAACCTTAGTATCTGTTGCTTCTCAAAATGGCCGTCACCCTTGTTGATGAAGTGATAGATTCCCTCTTCGCCTTGTGCAAACATCACCCACAGATCAGGCAGTTTTTTACCAGGTGCATACTCTACGTAAGCCTTGATAGCACCCGGCAAATCACTGATGACGTGCTTTGTAAAACTGCCATTATGTTTGTTCTCCATCCAGCACAAATCACCTTTTAGAGAGCCAAATTCGCATAGGAGGTAATCGGTGTAACTATCGCCGTTTATATCTGCTGCCAACACCTGCACCGGCCTGGCCAGATTGCTGAACATAGGCTTAGCATCAAAATTCAGCTTGCCGGAATGGCTTACATGCAGGCGGTAAACGTTGCCCAACTTATCGCTGTTAGCGCCTAACTCTTTTCCGATGGTACAAACCAGCATATCACCTTTATAGAATGACATATCAACCACAGGACCGTTCGTTGCAATTGAGTCTATGACTTTCAAGTGCTGGTCCAAAAGTAATAGCTGGTTCTTTAAGGAGTTTGCAACAAATATCCTGGCTGGTTTTACTGTGGTATCTATCTTCACATACGTAGCAAGTACTTTTGGTGCTGAGAACTTGGCAGGAGAGGCTATAATGTTGAAAAATGGAAGCTGCCGTGTAATTGGTATGCTACGTGACTGCGAAGAAAGATGTTCTGGTGCAGCGGCTATGTAAAAATCTATGATATGCTGCCATTGCTCATCGTTCATTGCAGGTTTACTAGGCACCACCAGGTCTGTTCCCCTGAGTGAACCCATGTAGCTTTCACCCCGGTGCTGTTTTATTCCTAATCTTAGGCCCATTTGCGGGAATACATTCTTCCACTTTGCCTTATTTATCAGCGATGGTTCCGGGTACATGTGGCAGGACTTACAGTAAACCGCCGAAAGTGCTTTGCCATCGGCAATGGCTTTGGTAGTAGCTACTGTACTGTAACCAGCACTGGATACTATGTCTTTATCAGCCTGCGGCTTCTTTAATAGAACATATGCGCAAATAATAATTAACAGCAACAACACGGAAAATATAACCCGCTTACCTAAACGAGACTTAGGCTTTTCATTTGTTGGTTTTGCATTCATTAAAGACCGTTAAATGAGCTCAGGTTCCACTTATCTTTCCATTCTATCTGCAGATTGCCGCCTTTGAACGTTATGGGTAACCATAGGTAACGGCCATCTATAGGGTTCTTCGGTGTCCATTTATCTGCCATGAAAATAAAAGCATCTTTTTTTCCAGCAACCGGCAGTACATAAGTACTTTGACCGCCAAATGTCAGGTTAGCTTCTGGCCCTTTGCACGGGTTGCCGTGGAATGTCCATGGGCCCCA is a window of Mucilaginibacter terrenus DNA encoding:
- a CDS encoding GH92 family glycosyl hydrolase, with translation MKVKFIPAAAMLAVLLSSCSVKRESVSKYVDPNIGTAHSRWFFYTPAAVPYGMAKLAPSTNGHYGNPSGWEAVGYDTRQNSIEGFVHFHEWQVGGVSYMPTTGTLKVTPGDLEGPNNGYRSRFDRKNQVAEPGYYKVLLDDYGITAELTATKRVGFQRYTFPKNDQAHIILDIGNKQGESDIVTDASINMLDETHFEGFVSTYPKYVKIYDPQGKVNMYFYGELSKKPVTVHAFVSGVVTENKTIATGKGAGLVLNYQTNQDEVIEVKTGLSYTSNANAKANFIAEASNLSFKQAKAKAQTVWEEQLSKIAVEGSNLQDKTKFYTGLFHALLGRGIASDVNGDYPKHGGLIGQLPVQTDKNLKAEFINTDAIWGGFWNLTQLWSLSYPEWYGSFVNTQLQIYKDKGWFSDGVANSEYVSGVGTNFVALAVASAYNVGIRNYDVNLAYEAVRANELNYHNRPVGSGKLDTKAFVDHGYVPFFDQRGRDFVTDSTGSNFAGSHTLEYSYSAFAAAQMAKSLDKTTDYNQLIKLSNGWRQIFNPQNKLMQPKRANGSFIEKFDPYQPWRGFQEGNAIQYTFYVPQNPAGLVDAIGKANFNKRLDSIFTVSETLGFGGGKTIDAFAGINSIYNHGNQPNLHISWLFNFSGKPWLTQKWTRLIGRDFYGTEPIHGYGYGQDEDQGQLGSWYVINALGLFDVKGFTDLRPIVELGSPLFDKATITLGNGRMLIIQTKNNSKDNLYIQSAQFNNQPLDNCWLYRDELMKGGKLTFIMGKQPNTNWGVKIPPPSAQ
- a CDS encoding FG-GAP repeat domain-containing protein; amino-acid sequence: MNAKPTNEKPKSRLGKRVIFSVLLLLIIICAYVLLKKPQADKDIVSSAGYSTVATTKAIADGKALSAVYCKSCHMYPEPSLINKAKWKNVFPQMGLRLGIKQHRGESYMGSLRGTDLVVPSKPAMNDEQWQHIIDFYIAAAPEHLSSQSRSIPITRQLPFFNIIASPAKFSAPKVLATYVKIDTTVKPARIFVANSLKNQLLLLDQHLKVIDSIATNGPVVDMSFYKGDMLVCTIGKELGANSDKLGNVYRLHVSHSGKLNFDAKPMFSNLARPVQVLAADINGDSYTDYLLCEFGSLKGDLCWMENKHNGSFTKHVISDLPGAIKAYVEYAPGKKLPDLWVMFAQGEEGIYHFINKGDGHFEKQQILRFPAVYGSSYFELTDVNRDGYKDIVYTCGDNGNASLVLKPYHGVYVYVNDTHGRYTKQFFYPINGCYKAIALDFDNDGKVDLATASLFTDARQPEEGFVYLHNTGGEHFKPYAMPRDTAFERAVTLDAGDLNGDGKPDLLIGNAYFDIGPFGYHIKEPLFYLLKNTTK
- a CDS encoding glycoside hydrolase family 76 protein; translated protein: MKITNKYLRYAIAFGGFISYTFSCMAQQNATSKMYLHRAEKVYSNIWKHYRVSSQVGLFSENYPSSKKDTLNYFQGESVKEKEVSFLWPFSGVFSATNALMKSPALKAKYKTYQDSLVMGIEQYRDTVRKPAGYQAYPVNFEKADRYYDDNGLVGIDYMESYFNTKNPIYLQRAKNVFKFILSGWNDDVGGGVTWLEGHKDQKPACTNGMATLTALKIYQGSKDKYYLEQGKRFYSWMYKTLRDTTTGIITNDVKLDGKQNRTFWTYNTGSLIEAAVLLYQFTGQKQYLQQAQQLAADSYKYYSGVPHDSNLVLHIDLPWFVTVLFRGYEALYKVDGNYKYLGAIEHDLNYAWMNSRDKYGLTTHSWLPKKPELNKPKWLLDEACIAELYARLSLIKKK
- a CDS encoding sugar-binding domain-containing protein; translation: MKKSSILLWLLLALFYSIESVAQPTRSKVLFNNNWKFYKGDIANAETKGFNDHNWRTLNLPHDWSAEGPFDSKWASATAFLPGGVGWYRKVFNLPADMKEKKVFVYFDGVYNNSEVWINGHLLGKRPNGFIAFQYDLTPYLSKGNNLIAVRANHSKFADSRWYTGSGIYRNVYLIATNPVHVGLWGTAFTNEGSQGKITVSVDNTSATRQNVLVKTALYDAAGKLAAQNSNSISIAKVAQGKLSLSLRVPNATLWSVDQPYLYKMQTSVYLGAKKVDEYTEKVGFKTIKFDADNGFFLNAKNLKIKGVCLHDDAGVLGVAVPKEVWRRRLLLLKAAGVNSVRMSHNPHADYFYDLCDELGLLVMDEAFDEWEYGKNKWIAGWNVGKPGQDGYHEYFKEWGERDLTDMVKRDRNHASIFMWSIGNEIDYPNDPYSAPVLSTGRNPQIYGRGYLPDHPAATALGEISARLVRAVKQIDVSRPVTAALAGVAMSNTTTYPQNLDVVGYNYQEYRYDEDHKQYPGRIIYGSENGMKAGYWAVVDSNKYISAQYLWTGIDYMGEAHKWPEHANGAGLLDMAGFPKAEYYFRQSIWTNKPMIYIGASRPASNGDNSIWAQKDAQPIWNWTKEEKVVVSCFSNCDEAELFLNGKSLGRKAVKDHTLTWSIAYQEGTLTAKGYKNAKVAATYAISTAGEPYTIKVHKFESASVVKPELTHLEIQIVDAKGVPISTATNNITVIVTGPAKLLALESGSLTSTESYNTDTRKAVNGKLLAYIKYSSTTGKVNVKVSGQGLKDQIIAL